One Betta splendens chromosome 5, fBetSpl5.4, whole genome shotgun sequence genomic window, ACAGACCTTTGTGATGAGTGTCTGATAAGTTACTTATTGGTAATGTTCCTTTAAAGCACATGTCCGAGCATGAAATACTTTGCACTACATAATCAAATTTTTTTTATGGTCCCAGAACCATTACTGGATCACACAGGCTACTGCTCCATTCACATTTCTTTATGTTAGTCTTTCCGTTTCACAAAAATCTAGAACTTACATCAGTTGTGCTGCACTGACCTATGCTTCATGTTATGTCAGATAATTCAATCTTCATAATATAATTGAGGCCTGGAAGAGACTTCTAGCAGAAGaccaacaacattaacagagaTCCCTGGTCTGCGTTGGTTCTAGACAGCAGCGCCCTTTCTAATCTAATGATCAGATAAAGCCAGAGTTTCAGGGCACCAACGTCAGCATCTGGTGACTGGACAGAAAAACTATTACTAACACAATCCTCACGTCACAGTAATTTAGACCAAACAATGAGAACAAGTAttcaaaattatttttattctccaTCGTCACACTTGACCGTTTCGATACAAGTGCTGATCTCGTCAGGCTGTAACCGTTGAGAACTACTTTAACGTCACCCTGGTCTGTTAACATCCAGACACAAAGGGAATGCTTCAGCCCTTCAAGTCAATTAAATAATCACAATAAAATATGGATGAGgcagcagaaaataaaactCCACCAGTCGGGGAAAACTTTGGCAGCAGAGCTTCTTTCCACCAGTCAACCTGGTTATGTGGCGAACGCCTCTCGCTCAGATCAAGTACAGCAGCGTAAAGCGATGCGACAGCTGAAGTGAGGCGGCTGTAGGTGGAGCAGTTTGCCCTGATTCACTCAGTGAAGAGACGAGAGAATGACAGACAAGAATCATCTTACTGTTAAGAGTCACAGTAACGCATGATGGCGTCTCAAGATCACAGAAGCAGGTTTCACGGCGTCACTGTCAGAAACATGGAGGACACGAGTGAAGAAGTTCTCAGTCGGACGCTGCTTTGAATCCTGCCTGAACAAACTCCCATAAAAAGCGGACTTCAGCTTAGGATGAACGTCATTTGCCGAGCTGCTTCGACACCAGCAGATTGGAAGATTACCTTTTATTTTACCTTCAGACGGTTGCTCTCTGAATCACTTGGATcaatacagggtgaaactcggGAACAGACATTGCTTTTGATTTGGAAAGTTGTTTGAAGTGAAGACAATTGTCTCTGTATCCTAGAAAAGGAGCTTGAGGCCACGGTGCCAGAGTGTGAGCTGGTCTCACCCACCAAAACACCCCCCCGCTCCTCATCAGGAGGCTCAGTAGCGATAGTGGTCCGGTTTGAAGGGCCCCTCGGTGGACAGACCCAGGTACTTGGCCTGCTTGTCTGTCAGCTTGGTCAGTTTAACTCCCAGTTTATCCAGATGGGCGGCTGCCACCTGCTCATCCAACTGTTagtgggcagagagagaaaggggccGTTTGTTACTTTTACATCGCATTCGTTTGTGACCGACTAATCTTTTCATACTGTGAGAATTACGCACTACAATGATCTGCTTCTAGAGCCATCAGGCAGTGAACACCTTCAGTctacacaaacactcactgcCCACATCTGGCCCCTCTCAGTTCATCTAAGCATTTACAGACGAAATTGTATGCCATTCTGGTGTATTTGAAAGACCACTTTAGATTTAAGGTCAGTCAGGAAGAAGCATTTAACTGCACAAGCAGGACTAGAACAATGAAAGGGAGAGAGGTTCTGAAGACATAACCCGGTTTCTTAAAGCTGAGGCTGAGTTCTTTAACACGACCTGTAGAGCAGCAACTTAACATCTAGTCTGTTTATCAGCAGCCTCTTCCCGTTTTCATGCATTTGCTCAGGTTTAAAATTCCTGACTGCCTCGTCTCAGTGATTGCACTGTCCATCAATACTGCTCCCCTGTTTTTAAGCAAGTTAAGCTATGACTGACCTTCTTCGGCAAGAAGTAGACTCCCAAGGGGTATTTGGCAGTGTTCGTCCACAACTCAATCTGAGCCAACACCTACAGGAAAAGACAATTATTTCACTGCATTGCAGATTggacacagctacagtataaaacgCAGGCCATGAAAACCAGAATCCAATTTACAGCGTTCTTTGTCATGAGATTATGGATCCAGCCTGGTTTTCTGCTTCTCACATTCACAAGCCCAGTACCTGATTGGTGAAGGAGTTGCTCATGACAAAGGACGGGTGTCCCATGGCACAGCCCAGGTTGACCAGTCTGCCCTCAGCCAGGACAATGATGTGGTTCCCGTTCTTCAGCCGATAGCGGTCgacctgaggaggagagagttcAGGTAAACCGAAGGCTTCACGTGGCCACAGAAAGACGTACAGGCAAGATGACAAATCAAGTTTGGTCACATGTTCTAATGGGGGATTctaacagaacaaaaaaaagaatatgGATTTTTGCTGGTGCCAATCAAGACACTGACCAAGAAGGAAAACCAGACAAAAATGAACATTCCCATGactttacacttttttttcGTACCTGAGGCTTGATGTTGACCTTCTCTGCAGCATTTTTGTTGAGCCAGTTCATGTCAATCTCACAGTCAAAGTGACCGATGTTACAAACTATAGCATCATCCTTCATGTTCTCAAAGTGCCTGCaagtatatatttaaaaaaaaaaaaaaaagagaaaaacccAATTAAATCAGATACAAGACGTCTAGTGTTGATGACTTCTACTTCCAGCTCTCTACTGTCTCTTCTGGTCAGACGTACTGTCCCAGGATGATGTCCTCACAGCCGGTGGTGGTGACAAAGATGTTCCCCTCCTTGGAGGCTTCGTCCATTGTGGTAACTTCATAACCTACACAGCAACAGGGAAAACAGGAAACTTAAACATCCTGACACTAATGTAGTCAAGCTCTGCAGGGGTGGTCTTTGACTGCGTACCCTCCATGGCGGCCTGTAGGGCATTAATGGGGTCGATCTCCGTGACGATGACGCGCGCTCCGAACCCACGCAGAGCCTGGACGCAGCCCTTTCCCACGTCACCGTAGCCTGCCACAACAGCCACTTTACCAGCGATCATCACATCGGTGGCTCGCTTGATGCCGTCGATCAGACTCTCCCTGCAGCCGTACAGGTTGTCAAACTTGCTCTGCAGGGATGGAGATACAGACAGGACGTCAGGCCTTGTCCAGACAGAGCAGGGGAGAGGATAGTCAGAGGTTCTATGCAGCGACAGTGACGTGTTACAGTTACTGGCTCAAACAGGTTCTGGTGGTATTTAAAGCCTTATTCTTCCAATGTTATTAATGAGAATGCAGCTGAAGAAGGGAAAAGGTCAAAGCTTTTACCTTTGTGACAGAGTCGTTGACATTGATGGCAGGGATCTTCAGATCACCCTTCTTCAGCATTTTGTACAGGTTGTGGACACCTGTTGTGGTTTCTTCTGAAACCCCACGGATGCCTGAAAATAAGAATTGTTACAACAATTTGTGACATTTAGGAACCACTCTCGTGGAACTGGGGGCAAATTCATCTGTGAGCAGTGTTGGTGGAAGGATTCACGCCGAGTCCTCCGTGCGTCGAGTCTCAGTGCAGACTCCCACCAGTCTCTCTCTGCCACCTCATGACACAGCTGCAACACTCAGTTGAGCTGCAACGCCTCGAGGGGCATAAACAGACCTCACTAAACAGTGAGTAAACATGATCACATCCTGGAGAATGTGAATATACAGAAACCAACCTGCCAACAGCTTGGGGTACTTCTTGTGGACCAGGTTGGTGAGGTCTCCTCCATCATCCAGAATCATGTTGAGGGGCTGCCCATCTTTGAAGTAAATAGTTTGTTCGATGCACCACACGTACTCTTCATCTGTCTCACCTTTCCACGCATATACTACAGGGATAGGAGAAAGAAATGCTTTGTACtggaacacacactggaaataaCCACACTGAACAAGTAGAGTTGTTGGTGGTAAGATTCACGCCAAGGCCTCGATGCAGTAGAGGCTCGGTGCAGACTACCAGCAGTTCCTCTCTGCCACCTCATGACACAGCTGCAACACTCAGTTGAGCTGCAACGCCTCGAGGGGCATTGGGCCATTTGAACCCAAAAGTTAAATGCCTCTGAAGTCAGTACAAGTGTTACCTGGAACGCCAGATTTGGCAatagctgcagcagcgtgatcCTGAGTGGAGAAGATGTTACAGCTTGACCACTGAacctgaggagagagggaggcaaatCCAGAAGAAGGGACAAACAGCTGAGGTCAGACTGAGCTGCATTCTTCAAAGTAGTTTCAGTTTAGCTTCAGAATAGTTTAACTGGATACTGTACAACCAATATGAacacactgcatgtgtgagtAATAAGAAACCACTGTTAGTTTAATCCGTAGGAGCTCACCTCTGCTCCGAGGGCGGTGAGGGTCTCGATTAGCACGGCCGTCTGTAGGGTCATGTGGAGGCAGCCAGCGATGCGGGCACCCTTCAGAGGCTTGGACTGACCATACATGTCCCTCATCTTCATCAGACCAGGCATCTCATTCTCTGCAATCTCGATGGCCTTCCGCCCCCATTCGGCCAGGCTGATGTCAGCTAGAAGAGAGAGCAGGATGTGGAAAAGTTCTACTAAACAGTAACAATAAGCACAAGTCATCAGGTTTATTTAAAATctaaagacagacagattttGCACCAACAGCTTTTATTCATGACCGCCACAAGTGCGTTTAATccggtttaaaaaaaaagtcagcatGAAGTCATTTCCTCTAAACTTGTTGCAGCTCAGCGATAATAGAAATCTTAACACTAATAACTGTCGTCTGTGAAACATTGTGCCGCCTTTCTAGGTGACTGTGACCTTCTTCCTGCCAAATATGCAGTTGCTGTCCTGGGAAAACGCAGACAGCCACAGCTGGTACACTGCAGGTGCTCAGGTTCTCTGTACAGCCAGTCATTCAAGGACAGCTGCTGGTGTCCTGCAAGCGAAGTGCATGAGCGTCTGGTGAGTGGAGCACATGATGCCACCAAATCACTGCAGCGGGGCAACGGTCTGTGAAACTTTGTGCAAAGTGTGTTTGTTGCcagtccagctgctgattgCGTGGGTGAAATGAGACATCTGCTGTCTAAACGACAGTGCTTCACATGAAGTCCCTCCTGCATTATTGAAAAAGAGTTTCAGCTACTAAACCCTACAATCAGTCTCTTTGACACGCCATGTAAACGTCAGGGTACTTGGGTGGACGTCTCCATCACAACCAGAGGCTGTAGCCGTTCCAACACCTCAGCCAGGATAAATGTGCTGATCCAGCACAGGCCAGAGGATTAGGACACGCAGCTCATTTAATGCAGCTCCACTGATCTGGGTGGCAGCAATGAGAACGGAAGCTTCTGGTTGGTTCCTGACGGCTCACTTGAATGGAAATGAACCATAACTCATTGAACAGACTAACTGCTTACGGTAAATGAGTGCTCAAATCAATGAGCATGTTAAGACTCGACCAAACTGACGCAGACACAGTTGTACTATTGACACCTGATTACGTGTAGACTTTGCCCAGGAGCCATCGCAGCGGAGCATTGTGTAACTTCTCAGGCGTCTGAACCCGCGGCCCACGTGAGCACATTCGTTCATTCAGCATATGGTTTACGCAACTATgtgcaaatgtgtttttcctTGTGTATTTAAGCTGCTACAGAACCTGTCCCGTTCATAATGAAAAAGTATGCATTTACATATGTCAAAAAAAGCTTTCTGTTCTATAAAGCTCAACTTTATTACAAAAACTCCTAAAACTGCTGCACAGGAAAACCACGTGGAGCCCTCGCTACGCGTTAGTTACACCGTGCCGCTCAagctctgcctgctcctgccACTCAACAAGGAACGGACAGTCAGGCGCCAGGCATCATGGGAACTGTAGTCTGCAAAAAAAGTCCGCGACGGAAACACTGGCGCTACTGGCCCGCTAATACACTACAACTCCCAGAAGCACTGGCTAACGGTTCAACTCGGCAGCGAACGTGCTCGGCGCTAAAACAGTGGTCGAATCATTCGCACATTTTAATCAATTACGTGTAACCTGCGAGCGTCGAAGAAGGTGAATTTATAAATTACCTGCAATAATGTTGGTGTTGACCAGCAAGTAAGCGGCTAAACACGTTGCTAGCTAATTATCAGCAAGACTTTACCACATGCTGACAAGACACAAACCAAGGAAGTAGAGCCAGTATTAAAATTGTAACCCGTTCAAATCAAACAGTGGTGCATTACGTGCGTTTAAATTTACTGATTGCTTTGGGTTTGACGTGGTTTTTAGGATTAGCCGTTGCCGTAAACTTAAGACCATGCTAGCTAGCAAGCAAACCGCACTCGATGAATGCAGGTTAACTTAAAAGCCTATTTAAAAGGAGAACTAGCATTGATGCTTACCGACTTTGTACGGAAGCTTTTCAGACATGGTTGTTTTCCGGTGTTTTGTTACGGGTGCTTGAGTGGAGCGGCAGCCTGGCCGACGGACagcggcagagagggaggaacagAAACATGACGGCTCGCTTTTTATCGCTGACGCCTCCTTCGGGCGAATGTAGCCGAAACAAGGCGTACCGGCCCTGACTTTCTATTGGCTGCAGCAGATCCCGCCCCACGTTGGCGTGAGGTGATTGGCTAACCGACGATGCGTGCCGCCCAGTCAGAGTTAGCTAAGTACGGTCGTCACATTTTATTCTCTGAAATCtgttagtgttttattttttggatGGGGAATGGGTTATAGTGGTTTCTATTAACCGATCACCCCGTCTGTATTAGTTTGTTTTACATATATTGATCTATGTAGTTGGGTTTGATTTAGTAGAATGACACAgtgaaagaaaggaaaacaaatcaacTTGTTTTGTTCACAGCAGAGTAGTCATTTTTCAAGGCCATTTGCTGAGACAGCAACGCTTTGCACCTTTGGAAAGTAATGCCTCCAGACATTCAGGTTATTCAGAGAGGATTTTGTTTCATGCAGCGAGGACAACTTCATCTTGTACTAACATGAAAGTTGTACAGCAAGTTTTTTCTTCTGCAGAACTACGCTGGTTACAGATGCAGTAAATGTTTAACATGTGATTTAATGGCACAAACAGACAATACTTTATGCACCTAAATTAAGATTTAGACCTACAGAACAtactgaaaaaataaagaagaggTAGTGGAATATTTTTGTCTTCTATGATGTTCACATGCTAAATCGTGTGTGCTTAGAAAATTAAGTGGCTGTACCACTAGTCTTAAAATACAAAGTGGCTGAAGTGAGCCCACCAGTAGAAACACTACACTACAGCTAATTTAGGAGCATGTTTCAAGTGGTCTCGACCCGGACCACAGCAGATTGGCTCATAGGTTGGAATCTAAATTGTAGCTGGACACTCTTGGACCCTGACAGGACCTCCAGGGCTCAAGTCTGAACGCTGAACATCCCACTGTTTGCCGTTACTCCACATTATAATCCTTTTTAAGTTCTACCATGCTTTGCAGCTCTGCCACCAGCGTGACAAAACAAGTATCTAGGTCAAACCTCAGTGCAGCAGGACTTTTTGCAACGAGAGCAAACAAAAAGATGCAGATTGAGTTGTTGAATGTTTGGTACTACGGTGGTACCCACCTCTCATTACAGATGTGCTTTGCTGGAATCGAAAGCATGTCAGTTCAGGGCAAGAGCTGCTCCAGTTGTTCCTAAAGGCCTTAATGTCACCGCACAGCGTGAAAGTAACCTAATGTTATGAGGTTATGCTCAGGATATGTTCAAAAATTATCTGGCTTGAGTGTTTCTATGTGAAAGGCAATCATATTTCTCTTCATTTTTTGATGAGTCACTCTTCCCATTCAggtgtgttttcacagtgtaAATCTTATCAGTTGTGTTGTATCTTAATGAACTAATCACAACTCCTATAAACCTGCTCCAGCTAGTAAAATAAAGCAGCTCATGGTGCCAGGTCACAGGTCACTGGCTCTTGTTTACAAATGAGCATAGGTTGAACCTGAATCCTGCGAGCCTTCCTCTAAAAACCCAGATGAGGAATCACCATGATGCTACTATGATAGATGAAAGCCACAGCATAGTCCACACTCTATACAGAGCCTTAAAGAGCCTTAAACGTGGCCTCCAACGTCCACTGTGACGTCAGTAAACAACAGCAGTGCTGATACTTGTACCGAATCCCAACTTTATTAAGATAAACTGTATACAACCCCACATTAACAACAGTCAACAGAGCAACATGGCTGCCACACAGGAAATCCCCAGTGTCCAACCTCTTTGTACCAGTCAAATATGGCATGAGTGACATTTGAAGTGTCTTTAAAATCGCAGTCGAGGTCATCGCTTGGACTCTGGTTGGCATCTTCTGACAGGAGATACAAGGAGCTACAGCCACAGAAAGCTGTGCAGAGAACTTACAAATCACTCTTACTGTTTTATGACCAGTATGAATCCTCATGTTTAAATCTTGTTTGCACTAAAGTGTCaagagcagcagaaaaacaaaaccatccAGCTCAGTTTTGCTAAATAATTACAAGAGGTCACTGTGTGAAAAGGCtaagaaaacatcaaacacactcgcacacattatctttaaattcatttttttaaattcattttctcAGAGCATGTCACTGTTGACGTTTGAGCTCCCCCACTTCTGACAACAGC contains:
- the ahcy gene encoding adenosylhomocysteinase, yielding MSEKLPYKVADISLAEWGRKAIEIAENEMPGLMKMRDMYGQSKPLKGARIAGCLHMTLQTAVLIETLTALGAEVQWSSCNIFSTQDHAAAAIAKSGVPVYAWKGETDEEYVWCIEQTIYFKDGQPLNMILDDGGDLTNLVHKKYPKLLAGIRGVSEETTTGVHNLYKMLKKGDLKIPAINVNDSVTKSKFDNLYGCRESLIDGIKRATDVMIAGKVAVVAGYGDVGKGCVQALRGFGARVIVTEIDPINALQAAMEGYEVTTMDEASKEGNIFVTTTGCEDIILGQHFENMKDDAIVCNIGHFDCEIDMNWLNKNAAEKVNIKPQVDRYRLKNGNHIIVLAEGRLVNLGCAMGHPSFVMSNSFTNQVLAQIELWTNTAKYPLGVYFLPKKLDEQVAAAHLDKLGVKLTKLTDKQAKYLGLSTEGPFKPDHYRY